A single window of Drosophila suzukii chromosome 3, CBGP_Dsuzu_IsoJpt1.0, whole genome shotgun sequence DNA harbors:
- the RhoGDI gene encoding rho GDP-dissociation inhibitor 1 has protein sequence MAETETKPHPEHHDEDVHDANYQAPPEKTIEEIMAADQEDESLRRYKEALLGAAQTEKIIVEPNDPRKVIVKKLALVVEGRDDMELDLTGDLTQLKKQLFVIKEGVQYKVRIDFIVQREIVHGLKYVQKTSRLGVNVDKMKHMVGSYPPKKEIQFYLTPAEEAPSGTFSRGTYSVSSVFTDDDKHIHLEWDWTFEIKKDWA, from the exons ATGGCCGAAACAGAGACGAAGCCCCATCCCGAGCACCACGATGAGGATGTCCATGATGCCAACTACCAGGCGCCGCCGGAAAAGACTATCGAGGAGATAATGGCCGCCGATCAGGAGGACGAGAGCTTGCGTCGCTATAAGGAGGCACTTTTGGGCGCAGCCCAGACCGAGAAAATTATCGTTG AACCTAATGATCCCCGAAAAGTGATCGTGAAGAAACTTGCCCTCGTCGTAGAAGGACGCGATGACATGGAATTGGATCTTACCGGTGACCTTACTCAGCTCAAAAAGCAG CTTTTTGTGATCAAAGAAGGTGTTCAGTACAAGGTGCGCATTGATTTTATAGTGCAACGTGAAATTGTCCATGGCCTTAAGTATGTGCAAAAGACTTCTCGCTTGGGAGTTAATG TTGACAAAATGAAGCATATGGTTGGCTCCTATCCGCCGAAGAaggaaattcaattttatttgaCGCCCGCCGAGGAGGCTCCCTCAGGCACATTCTCCCGCGGCACCTACTCGGTCAGTTCGGTCTTCACGGATGACGACAAGCATATACACCTGGAGTGGGACTGGACCTTTGAGATTAAAAAGGACTGGGCCTAA
- the LOC108005528 gene encoding angiopoietin-related protein 7 codes for MKPDNLNNLSEKPRSCEDSITENNSLSSDSDTEDTTWEPIDQNRIIQGLKKIIKKYKTKINDLEMRLASEKEKSHYKDDLIKSLRMSIDLVVQNKDLNIKQMQNQIIELENALDLSKSQISNKDKESSGLIDSDKEKKHINFEGESHNNQNNTTEKKQIIKLECLVHKKNEELEELNRKTQICEANLSEKENQITQLESKIKNDEEKINELNEKLSKITLYTETSQSQSESQIFLNCSKVPSVKLVTLPKFEPFLAVFEDIPCAGSDWMVIQRRIDGELSFENTFGLYVKGFGDLAGELWLGLEKVHRLTANRRYELCIELVDFDDARAFARYDHFVVGSKEEGYTLKSLGEYSGNAGDALRSHTNEVFQFNLRYRNWWNFKDCNLNGTYNKSKAVLETWNGIWWGRWNLSQQISLKSCKMLIRPKL; via the exons ATGAAACCTGATAACTTAAACAATCTCTCAGAGAAACCTCGATCATGCGAGGACTCAATCACTGAAAACAATTCG CTCAGTAGCGATTCTGATACTGAAGATACGACTTGGGAGCCAATCGACCAAAACAGAATCATCCAAGGACTAaagaaaattattaaaaaatataaaaccaaaataaatgatcTGGAAATGCGTTTGGCAAGTGAAAAAGAAAAGTCCCATTATAAGGACGACTTAATAAAGTCATTGCGTATGTCGATCGATCTGGTTGTTCAAAACAAAGACTTAAACATAAAGCAAATGCAAAATCAAATTATCGAGCTTGAAAATGCGCTTGACTTGAGCAAGAGTCAGATTTCAAATAAAGATAAGGAATCATCCGGCCTTATAGACTCtgacaaagaaaaaaaacatatCAACTTTGAGGGGGAGTCCCataataaccaaaataacacTACAGAGAAAAAGCAAATCATAAAGCTAGAGTGTTTAGTTCATAAAAAGAATGAAGAGCTTGAAGAATTAAACAGAAAAACCCAAATATGTGAAGCTAATCTGTCAGAGAAGGAAAATCAAATAACCCAGCTAGAGTCGAAAATCAAAAACGATGAAGAGAAGATAAACGAATTGAATGAAAAATTATCTAAAATCACCCTATATACCGAAACAAGTCAAAGCCAAAGTGAATCGCAAATATTTCTCAACTGCTCTAAAGTTCCATCAGTAAAATTGGTCACGCTTCCTAAATTTGAGCCCTTCCTAGCAGTTTTTGAAGATATTCCCTGTGCTGGCTCTGACTGGATGGTTATACAGCGCCGTATCGATGGAGAACTCTCgtttgaaaatacttttggcTTGTATGTAAAAGGTTTTGGTGATCTAGCAGGAGAATTATGGCTAGGCCTCGAAAAAGTGCACAGGTTGACTGCAAATCGTAGGTATGAACTATGCATTGAACTAGTCGATTTTGACGATGCTAGAGCCTTTGCACGATACGATCACTTTGTTGTTGGAAGCAAGGAAGAGGGGTATACTCTAAAGTCTCTGGGTGAATACTCGGGAAATGCAGGCGATGCTTTGCGGAGTCATACAAATGAagtttttcaatttaatttgagATATCGTAATTGGTGGAACTTTAAAGATTg TAATTTGAATGGAACATACAACAAGTCCAAAGCTGTGTTGGAAACTTGGAATGGAATATGGTGGGGTCGTTGGAATCTGAGCCAACAAATTTCGCTGAAATCGTGCAAAATGCTAATTAGGCCAAAACTCTGA
- the LOC108005562 gene encoding metaxin-2 isoform X2, with protein sequence MTSQFLSQLHTADKLAAEPWSEDATLYQPYEAEQILLPENASCLAVKAYLKMCNLPFGIRSCANAEHMSPGGRMTKLPFIRAGAFIFAEFEPIVNFVEQKDLAIGSWQDEDEKADMRTYVSLVENIFTMAELYISFKNERVYKEVTAPRNGVVFPWPLNHMQNYGKRRNALRLLKVYQWDDLDIDSVIEKVAKCCETLEYKLKESPETPFFYGDQPCELDAIAFGHLFSILTTTLPNMALAQTVQKFKHLVEFCRFVDEKYFQTSK encoded by the exons atgacTTCCCAATTCTTGAGCCAACTGCATACGGCCGACAAATTGGCCGCCGAGCCGTGGTCCGAAGATGCCACCCTATACCAG CCCTACGAAGCGGAGCAAATCCTGCTGCCGGAGAACGCTAGTTGCCTGGCGGTTAAGGCTTACCTGAAGATGTGCAACCTGCCCTTTGGGATCCGTTCCTGCGCCAACGCGGAGCACATGTCCCCGGGCGGCAGGATGACCAAGTTGCCCTTCATCCGTGCTGGGGCATTCATCTTTGCGGAATTCGAACCTATTGTGAACTTTGTGGAGCAGAAGGATCTGGCCATTGGCAGCTGGCAGGACGAGGACGAGAAGGCCGATATGCGCACCTATGTGTCCCTGGTGGAGAACATCTTCACCATGGCGGAGCTGTATATCAGCTTCAAGAATGAGCGCGTGTACAAGGAGGTGACCGCTCCCAGGAACGGCGTCGTCTTTCCCTGGCCCCTCAACCACATGCAGAACTATGGAAAGCGGCGAAACGCTCTGCGTTTGCTTAAGGTCTACCAGTGGGACGACTTGGACATCGACAGCGTCATCGAGAAGGTGGCCAAGTGCTGCGAGACCCTCGAGTACAAGCTGAAAGAGTCACCCGAAACGCCCTTCTTCTACGGCGATCAGCCCTGCGAACTGGACGCCATCGCCTTTGGACACCTCTTCAGCATCCTCACCACCACGCTGCCCAACATGGCGCTGGCACAGACGGTGCAAAAGTTCAAGCACCTGGTCGAGTTCTGTCGCTTCGTCGATGAGAAATACTTTCAGACCAG CAAATAA
- the LOC108005562 gene encoding metaxin-2 isoform X1, which produces MTSQFLSQLHTADKLAAEPWSEDATLYQPYEAEQILLPENASCLAVKAYLKMCNLPFGIRSCANAEHMSPGGRMTKLPFIRAGAFIFAEFEPIVNFVEQKDLAIGSWQDEDEKADMRTYVSLVENIFTMAELYISFKNERVYKEVTAPRNGVVFPWPLNHMQNYGKRRNALRLLKVYQWDDLDIDSVIEKVAKCCETLEYKLKESPETPFFYGDQPCELDAIAFGHLFSILTTTLPNMALAQTVQKFKHLVEFCRFVDEKYFQTRFL; this is translated from the exons atgacTTCCCAATTCTTGAGCCAACTGCATACGGCCGACAAATTGGCCGCCGAGCCGTGGTCCGAAGATGCCACCCTATACCAG CCCTACGAAGCGGAGCAAATCCTGCTGCCGGAGAACGCTAGTTGCCTGGCGGTTAAGGCTTACCTGAAGATGTGCAACCTGCCCTTTGGGATCCGTTCCTGCGCCAACGCGGAGCACATGTCCCCGGGCGGCAGGATGACCAAGTTGCCCTTCATCCGTGCTGGGGCATTCATCTTTGCGGAATTCGAACCTATTGTGAACTTTGTGGAGCAGAAGGATCTGGCCATTGGCAGCTGGCAGGACGAGGACGAGAAGGCCGATATGCGCACCTATGTGTCCCTGGTGGAGAACATCTTCACCATGGCGGAGCTGTATATCAGCTTCAAGAATGAGCGCGTGTACAAGGAGGTGACCGCTCCCAGGAACGGCGTCGTCTTTCCCTGGCCCCTCAACCACATGCAGAACTATGGAAAGCGGCGAAACGCTCTGCGTTTGCTTAAGGTCTACCAGTGGGACGACTTGGACATCGACAGCGTCATCGAGAAGGTGGCCAAGTGCTGCGAGACCCTCGAGTACAAGCTGAAAGAGTCACCCGAAACGCCCTTCTTCTACGGCGATCAGCCCTGCGAACTGGACGCCATCGCCTTTGGACACCTCTTCAGCATCCTCACCACCACGCTGCCCAACATGGCGCTGGCACAGACGGTGCAAAAGTTCAAGCACCTGGTCGAGTTCTGTCGCTTCGTCGATGAGAAATACTTTCAGACCAGGTTCCTCTAA
- the LOC118877410 gene encoding GPN-loop GTPase 2, which yields MLQRFPTQPTVENPRYGQLIIGPPGSGKTTYCAEALKFYRELGRQVGVVNLDPANENMSYEPVLSVMELITVEDCMEHLKLGPNGALMHCAEYLADHLEDWLLPALRKLGATYNYFLFDCPGQIELYTHHTAMARVFERLERERYSLVTVNLIDSHYCSEPAKFIATLLMALNTMLRMSLPHVNVLSKADLLRKHEAKLHFNVDYYTDVLDLKYLLDKLDDDPTMRKHRKLNAAICSMVEDYALVSFQLLDVFSTDSMLRLRNHIDKANGYVYKAGEEQTVNSLLACAVGAETEAARQQRDIQPYVE from the coding sequence ATGTTGCAAAGATTCCCTACGCAGCCGACGGTGGAGAATCCCCGCTACGGACAGCTGATCATTGGACCTCCTGGCTCCGGAAAGACCACCTATTGCGCCGAAGCCTTGAAGTTCTACCGCGAACTGGGCCGCCAGGTGGGCGTTGTGAATCTGGACCCGGCCAATGAGAACATGTCCTACGAGCCGGTGCTCAGTGTGATGGAGCTAATCACCGTGGAGGATTGCATGGAGCACCTGAAGTTGGGCCCCAACGGAGCTCTGATGCACTGCGCCGAATATCTGGCCGATCACCTGGAGGACTGGCTGCTGCCGGCACTGCGCAAGCTGGGCGCCACCTACAACTACTTCCTGTTCGACTGCCCCGGGCAAATTGAGCTCTATACTCATCACACCGCCATGGCCCGGGTTTTCGAACGTTTGGAGCGGGAGCGATACAGCCTGGTCACCGTGAACCTTATCGATTCGCACTACTGCTCGGAGCCTGCCAAATTCATAGCCACCCTGCTGATGGCGTTAAATACCATGCTACGAATGAGTCTGCCCCACGTGAATGTCCTGTCCAAGGCCGATCTGCTAAGGAAGCACGAGGCCAAGCTGCACTTCAACGTGGACTACTACACGGACGTCCTGGACCTCAAGTATCTGCTGGATAAGCTGGACGATGATCCCACCATGCGCAAACACCGCAAGCTGAATGCAGCCATCTGCTCCATGGTGGAGGACTACGCCCTCGTTTCGTTTCAACTGCTGGATGTCTTCAGTACGGACAGCATGCTGCGCCTCCGCAATCACATCGACAAGGCCAACGGTTACGTCTACAAGGCGGGGGAGGAGCAGACGGTCAACTCACTGCTGGCCTGCGCCGTGGGGGCAGAAACGGAGGCTGCTCGCCAGCAGCGCGACATCCAGCCGTATGTGGAGTAG